Proteins co-encoded in one Christiangramia fulva genomic window:
- a CDS encoding DUF6702 family protein: protein MKKIAILLVCVFALTSFKANLHKTYLSVTEIEYSNDEQSLQIISRVFIDDFEQVLNQRYQKDISFSYKEDLSKHKDLMQQYLNEKLNISVDGKPVKIQLLGSKFDADQIEMFIEADEVNDFNTITVKDLMLTDLFDSQKNIVNIKKNSEVKSMLLMKSDGQKTINF from the coding sequence ATGAAAAAGATTGCTATTCTTCTTGTATGCGTTTTTGCCCTGACTTCTTTTAAGGCGAATCTGCATAAAACCTATTTGAGCGTTACTGAAATTGAATACAGTAATGACGAACAAAGCCTTCAGATAATTTCCCGGGTCTTTATTGACGATTTTGAACAGGTACTTAATCAGCGTTACCAAAAAGATATCTCGTTTTCTTATAAAGAAGATCTTTCTAAACATAAAGATCTAATGCAGCAGTATCTTAATGAAAAACTGAACATCAGCGTAGACGGAAAACCTGTGAAAATTCAATTACTGGGAAGTAAATTTGATGCCGATCAGATAGAAATGTTTATCGAGGCTGATGAGGTGAATGATTTTAATACAATAACAGTCAAAGATCTAATGTTGACCGATTTGTTTGATTCCCAGAAGAATATCGTCAATATCAAGAAGAATTCTGAAGTTAAAAGTATGCTCCTGATGAAATCTGACGGGCAGAAAACCATTAATTTTTAG
- the pepE gene encoding dipeptidase PepE, with protein sequence MNAILASTSTLHNQEYLEYLLPHLKEHFKNCDFVLFIPYARPGGISLDEYTANAAKAFSKINIKIKGIQEFENAAEAVQKAPAIFTGGGNTFLLVSELYRNKIMDELRKAIQKGTPYLGTSAGTNIGGLSMQTTNDMPIVYPPSFKTLGIVPFNINPHYLDPDPNSKHKGETRETRIKEFHSLNSQPVVGLREGSWLELNANKVTLKGDLKARIFEKDKVPYEVETETDLSDLN encoded by the coding sequence ATGAACGCTATACTGGCCAGCACTTCAACGCTTCATAATCAGGAATATCTGGAATACCTGCTTCCGCACCTGAAAGAACATTTTAAAAACTGTGACTTTGTGCTCTTTATTCCTTATGCGCGCCCGGGAGGGATTTCTCTGGACGAATATACGGCAAACGCCGCTAAAGCTTTTTCAAAGATCAACATTAAAATAAAAGGAATTCAGGAATTTGAGAATGCGGCGGAAGCAGTCCAAAAGGCGCCGGCGATATTTACCGGTGGCGGCAACACTTTTCTTCTGGTATCTGAACTCTACCGCAATAAAATAATGGATGAACTGCGTAAGGCAATTCAAAAAGGCACTCCCTACCTGGGCACAAGTGCAGGTACAAATATTGGCGGATTAAGTATGCAAACCACCAATGATATGCCCATTGTATATCCGCCTTCCTTCAAAACCTTGGGAATTGTTCCGTTTAATATCAATCCACATTATCTCGATCCAGACCCGAATTCCAAACATAAGGGCGAAACACGGGAAACGCGAATTAAAGAGTTTCACAGCTTAAATTCCCAACCCGTAGTGGGTTTACGTGAAGGCAGTTGGCTGGAGCTAAATGCTAATAAAGTTACGTTAAAGGGGGACCTGAAGGCGCGTATTTTTGAAAAGGATAAAGTACCTTACGAAGTTGAAACCGAAACCGACCTAAGCGACCTTAATTAA
- the rpsT gene encoding 30S ribosomal protein S20, whose translation MANHKSALKRIRSNESKRLRNRYQHKTTRNAIKKLREADKKEAEGMLPSVVSMIDKLAKNNIIHDNKAANLKSKLTKHVAAL comes from the coding sequence ATGGCAAATCATAAGTCAGCGTTGAAGAGGATCCGTAGCAATGAGAGCAAACGCCTCAGAAATCGCTACCAGCACAAAACTACCAGAAACGCAATCAAAAAATTGCGTGAAGCCGATAAAAAAGAGGCTGAAGGAATGCTTCCTTCTGTAGTTTCCATGATCGATAAATTGGCTAAGAACAATATCATTCACGATAATAAAGCTGCTAACCTAAAGTCAAAACTGACTAAGCACGTCGCAGCGCTTTAA
- a CDS encoding M1 family metallopeptidase, producing MKRLNLLCSFFIMFVFAGLTAQETGQEKQEGHTNQNKFRQMYMEFASPNQYRTASGAPGPAYYQNRADYTIDVTLDDKNSVLTGEETVTYHNNSPQALEYLWLQLDQNIREKNSPALERNSETMSPASSVAKFADKYLEEPFDGGYKIQEITKDGKSLPYKIVQTMMRIDLPQPLKSGESYSFNVKWNYKINNHVTDRARSGYEYFPEDGNKTYQIAQFFPRMAVYDDVEGWQNMQFWGSGEFALPFGNYEVNITVPADHIMEATGTLQNRKEVYSKKMMDRYEEAKKSFDKPVVIVTQEEAEKAEKGFSNKTQTWKYKAENVRDFAFTSSRKYILDMMATDVMGKTVMAVSIYPKEGNPLWEKWSTRAVANTLKTYSAHTFQYPYHKAVSVHAKNQGMEYPMICWNYGRPDEDGSYSDRTKFGMISVITHEVGHNFFPMIVNSDERQWGWMDEGVNTFCQYLAEQEFGKKYPEALGSLNKYPSRRGEPHKIVPYMKGEQANIAPIMSNPEEVYQLGPNAYGKPATALNILRESILGHDLFDYAFHTYAHRWMFKHPTPEDFFRTMEDASGVDLDWFWRGWFYTTDNVDIGIKSVDKFYITDKPTEKGEQYLQHSWSSNEGAKLYVVKEEDPEFDESLKGKSLLESSEALNKYVMDNFTAEERAKLKAPKYFYQVTFEKPGGLVMPLFLEITYADGTTEKRTYPVQIWRRNDQEVSKIIPSSKEIKKITVDPDLETADVNLDNNSWPKAQNKNEFEQFRDSKK from the coding sequence ATGAAGAGATTAAACTTGTTGTGCTCCTTTTTTATCATGTTCGTTTTCGCCGGGCTTACGGCTCAGGAAACAGGGCAGGAAAAGCAGGAAGGACATACTAATCAAAACAAATTCAGGCAAATGTATATGGAATTTGCCTCTCCAAACCAGTATAGAACGGCTTCAGGAGCTCCCGGTCCGGCATATTACCAAAACCGGGCAGATTATACTATCGATGTGACTCTTGACGACAAGAATTCGGTGCTTACTGGTGAAGAAACTGTAACTTATCATAATAATTCTCCACAAGCCCTTGAGTATCTGTGGCTTCAGTTAGACCAGAATATTCGCGAAAAAAATTCTCCTGCATTAGAGAGAAATAGTGAAACCATGTCTCCGGCTAGCTCAGTGGCAAAATTCGCCGATAAATATCTGGAAGAACCTTTCGATGGAGGTTATAAAATTCAGGAGATCACTAAAGACGGGAAATCACTTCCCTACAAGATCGTTCAAACAATGATGAGGATTGATCTTCCGCAGCCATTAAAATCGGGAGAAAGTTATTCTTTCAATGTAAAATGGAACTACAAGATCAATAATCATGTTACCGACCGTGCGCGATCTGGATATGAATATTTTCCTGAAGACGGTAACAAGACCTATCAAATTGCCCAGTTCTTTCCAAGAATGGCGGTTTATGACGATGTGGAAGGCTGGCAAAACATGCAGTTCTGGGGAAGCGGGGAATTCGCTTTGCCTTTCGGAAATTATGAAGTAAACATTACCGTTCCTGCCGACCATATCATGGAGGCTACCGGAACACTTCAGAATAGAAAAGAGGTATATTCTAAAAAAATGATGGATCGCTACGAAGAGGCAAAAAAGTCTTTTGATAAACCTGTGGTGATCGTAACTCAGGAGGAAGCCGAAAAAGCCGAAAAAGGTTTTTCAAATAAAACACAAACATGGAAGTACAAGGCTGAAAATGTTCGTGATTTCGCTTTTACCAGTTCAAGAAAATATATTCTTGATATGATGGCGACCGATGTCATGGGAAAAACAGTGATGGCCGTTTCTATTTATCCTAAAGAAGGTAATCCGCTTTGGGAAAAATGGTCAACACGTGCTGTTGCCAATACCTTAAAGACCTATTCTGCGCATACTTTCCAATATCCTTATCATAAAGCGGTATCGGTACATGCCAAGAACCAGGGAATGGAATATCCTATGATCTGCTGGAACTACGGTCGTCCTGATGAAGATGGAAGTTATAGTGACCGCACCAAATTTGGTATGATCAGCGTTATCACCCACGAAGTCGGACATAATTTTTTCCCGATGATTGTCAATTCTGATGAACGTCAGTGGGGATGGATGGATGAAGGGGTCAATACCTTCTGCCAGTATCTTGCCGAGCAGGAATTTGGTAAAAAATATCCTGAAGCTTTAGGCTCCCTAAATAAATATCCTTCAAGAAGGGGAGAGCCGCATAAAATTGTTCCTTATATGAAAGGCGAACAGGCCAATATTGCGCCGATAATGTCTAATCCAGAGGAAGTATATCAACTGGGACCAAATGCTTACGGAAAACCTGCAACAGCTCTAAATATTCTTCGAGAAAGCATTTTAGGTCACGATCTTTTTGATTATGCGTTCCATACTTACGCTCACCGATGGATGTTCAAGCATCCAACTCCCGAGGATTTCTTCCGTACCATGGAAGACGCTTCAGGTGTTGATCTTGACTGGTTCTGGAGAGGATGGTTCTATACTACAGATAATGTAGATATTGGGATCAAATCTGTCGATAAATTTTATATAACCGATAAGCCTACGGAAAAAGGAGAACAGTATCTTCAGCATTCCTGGTCTTCCAATGAAGGTGCGAAGCTTTATGTAGTTAAGGAAGAAGATCCTGAATTTGATGAAAGTCTGAAGGGAAAATCACTTCTTGAAAGTTCTGAAGCACTCAATAAATATGTTATGGATAATTTTACTGCTGAAGAACGGGCAAAACTGAAGGCTCCTAAATATTTTTATCAGGTGACCTTTGAAAAGCCGGGAGGACTTGTAATGCCGTTGTTCCTTGAAATCACTTATGCTGATGGGACTACGGAAAAAAGAACTTATCCTGTACAGATCTGGAGAAGAAATGATCAGGAAGTTAGCAAAATAATCCCTTCTTCTAAAGAGATCAAAAAGATTACTGTAGATCCCGATCTTGAAACTGCCGATGTGAATCTTGATAATAACAGCTGGCCAAAAGCTCAAAACAAGAATGAATTTGAACAGTTTAGAGATTCTAAAAAATAG
- a CDS encoding glutaminase has protein sequence MDYQKILDTIYKEMSYRDVKGKVASYIPELAKIDRRKFGMHVYCGTNDHFHFGASDEKFSIQSISKVFTLSMAMQIMGESLWDRVSVEPSGDPFNSLTQLEKESGIPRNPFINAGALVISDILVDQLKDPKKELLEFVRKITGEDDIDYDMNIASSEKSTGYRNVALVNYIKALGNIKCDVEPIVDFYFHQCSLAMSCRQLAKAFMIFANRGKILENGTKILKPKTVKRINALMQTCGFYDEAGEFSFQVGLPGKSGVGGGIVAIHPDNYSVAVWSPILNEKGNSELGMKALERFTTLTGVSVF, from the coding sequence ATGGATTACCAGAAAATACTCGATACTATTTATAAGGAAATGAGTTACCGGGATGTAAAAGGCAAGGTTGCATCTTACATTCCCGAACTGGCCAAAATAGATCGTCGCAAATTTGGAATGCATGTTTACTGCGGAACAAATGATCACTTTCATTTTGGTGCCAGCGATGAAAAATTTTCGATACAGAGTATTTCTAAAGTTTTTACGCTTTCTATGGCCATGCAGATCATGGGGGAATCTCTCTGGGATAGGGTTTCAGTAGAACCTTCGGGGGATCCTTTCAATAGCTTAACGCAGTTGGAGAAAGAAAGCGGGATTCCCAGGAATCCGTTTATCAACGCGGGAGCTTTGGTAATTAGTGATATCCTGGTTGATCAGCTGAAAGATCCGAAAAAGGAATTACTGGAATTTGTAAGAAAAATAACCGGAGAAGATGATATTGATTATGACATGAATATCGCTTCTTCAGAAAAAAGCACAGGTTACCGAAATGTCGCCCTTGTCAATTATATCAAAGCCCTGGGCAATATCAAATGTGATGTGGAACCCATAGTGGATTTTTATTTTCACCAATGTTCACTGGCCATGTCCTGCAGGCAACTCGCAAAAGCTTTTATGATCTTCGCCAATCGCGGAAAGATTCTTGAAAATGGTACAAAAATTCTGAAACCCAAAACCGTAAAACGAATAAATGCGCTGATGCAGACCTGCGGATTTTATGATGAAGCGGGAGAATTCAGTTTCCAGGTAGGTTTACCGGGAAAAAGTGGAGTGGGCGGCGGAATTGTTGCGATACATCCCGATAATTATTCGGTGGCCGTTTGGAGTCCCATCCTTAATGAAAAGGGAAATTCAGAATTAGGAATGAAAGCCTTGGAAAGATTTACCACCCTTACGGGCGTTTCAGTTTTTTAA